A section of the Malus sylvestris chromosome 17, drMalSylv7.2, whole genome shotgun sequence genome encodes:
- the LOC126610130 gene encoding glucan endo-1,3-beta-glucosidase 12-like, protein MRVCERTILDFSAAEFEQWCITDEQTPDDELQAAMDWACGGGGGADCSKIRVNQACYFPNTLKDHASYAFNSYFQRFKHKA, encoded by the exons ATGCGTGTGTGTGAGCGCACAATACTAGATTTTTCAGCTGCGGAGTTCGAGCAATGGTGCATCACCGACGAGCAGACGCCGGACGACGAGTTGCAGGCGGCAATGGATTGGGCTTGTGGGGGAGGAGGAGGTGCAGATTGTAGCAAGATTCGGGTGAACCAAGCTTGCTATTTCCCAAACACTCTGAAAGACCATGCTTCCTATGCATTCAACAGCTACTTCCAAAGATTCAAACACAAAG CATAA
- the LOC126611296 gene encoding histidine kinase 2-like isoform X2 yields the protein MYLNCRVFSGFNGRLPFNLDLNKAMEALYGTSCTRRWKGKVLILGLVGFVTIIWGFMSFNDGSLGMREKAPDMGGEKAWILQQHFNISKSQVLAFASLFSESDQITSLECTKEPGPRMMLSNVISCSLKVLCSDEEAENEEAKNQCLVQDESMPKKRDVSLLEDKSISCTTQSTVSANRIFGKECAKEDSQLLCTLVIRWWWVFVGMIMCYKLSGFSMKLWRNKKQKVVQKVQEQPLPRRKQPEKLQQHAQKPLKVAGTWRTNLLIVFIIFGCITSLWLLCHLCARDHLWRKETLSNMCDERARMLQDQFNVSLNHVHALAILVSTFHHGKQPTAIDQKTFGEYTERTSFERPLTSGVAYALKVTHAEREHFEKEHGWTIKKMETEDQTLVQDFITESLASAPIQDEYAPVIFSQETVSHIVSIDMMSGKDDRENILRARATGKGVLTSPFKLLKSNHLGVVLTFAVYNADLPPDATSEQRIQATVGYLGASYDVPSLVEKLLHQLASKQTIVVNVYDTTNASALINMYGTDVIDTGLLHISNLDFGDPQRKHEMHCRFKHKPPFPLTAASASIGVLVITLLVSHIFYAAISRIAKVEADYRKMMELKVRAEAADVAKSQFLATVSHEIRTPMNGVLGMLQMLMDTDLGPNQQDYAETAHASGRELISLINEVLDQAKIESGRLELETVPFDLRSVLDNVLSLNSGKSNEKGIELAAYVSNMVPEVVIGDPGRFRQIITNLVGNSIKFTHDKGHIFVSVHLVDEVRAPPDLMDDVLRQGLNLVGDVSNKTYNTLSGFPVVNRWKSWEDFKSICSTTPEESDMIKLLVTVEDTGVGIPLDAQSRIFTPFMQADSSTSRTYGGTGIGLSISKRLVDLMSGEIGFVSEPGTGSTFSFTGSFGKGEVSSLETKWHQYEPAVSEFQGLRALVIDNKTIRTEVTKYHIQRLGISVDTASCLESACVYLSSAGNTSLSTELAMVVIDKDVWDKEAGIILHHSIKEHRKNNVESLINLPKILLLANSITPVERNVVTSLGLVDKVLTKPLRLSVLIACFQEALGSRKKRLLNANKPTLGKLLRERRILVVDDNVVNRRVAEGALKKYGAIVTCVESGRAALLKLKPPHNFDACFMDLQMPEMDGFEATRLIRGMESEVNEKIAAGEASVEIFGNVENWHTPILAMTADVIQASNEECMKCGMDDYVSKPFEEEQLYSAVARFFESG from the exons ATGTATCTGAATTGTAGGGTATTCTCTGGTTTTAATGGCAGATTGCCCTTCAATCTTGACTTGAATAAGGCAATGGAGGCTTTGTATGGGACTAGCTGTACTAGAAGATGGAAAGGAAAGGTTCTAATTCTGGGGCTTGTGGGTTTTGTTACAATCATCTGGGGTTTCATGAGTTTCAATGATGGAAGTTTGGGGATGAGAGAGAAAGCTCCAGATATGGGTGGAGAGAAAGCTTGGATCCTGCAGCAGCATTTCAATATCAGCAAGTCCCAGGTTCTCGCTTTCGCTTCGTTGTTCTCCGAATCAGATCAG ATAACATCCCTTGAATGTACCAAAGAACCAGGACCACGAATGATGTTAAGTAATGTCATTTCCTGTTCTCTGAAGGTGCTATGTTCAGATGAGGAGGCAGAAAATGAAGAAGCCAAGAACCAATGCCTGGTTCAAGATGAGAGCATGCCCAAGAAGCGTGATGTATCATTGCTTGAGGACAAATCCATATCATGCACCACGCAATCTACAGTTTCAGCAAATAGGATTTTTGGAAAG GAGTGTGCAAAAGAGGACTCGCAGTTGCTTTGTACATTGGTAATCCGATGGTGGTGGGTTTTTGTTGGAATGATCATGTGCTACAAACTGTCTGGTTTTTCTATGAAATTGTGGAGGAATAAAAAACAGAAGGTGGTTCAAAAGGTTCAAGAGCAGCCATTGCCTCGGAGGAAGCAGCCAGAGAAACTGCAACAGCACGCCCAAAAGCCTCTTAAGGTTGCTGGCACGTGGAGGACGAATCTACTTATAGTATTTATCATATTTGGCTGCATTACATCATTGTGGTTACTGTGTCACTTATGTGCAAGAGATCATTTGTGGAGGAAAGAAACACTTTCCAACATGTGCGACGAACGAGCCCGGATGTTGCAGGATCAGTTTAATGTGAGCCTGAATCATGTTCATGCTTTAGCTATTCTTGTATCCACCTTTCACCATGGGAAACAACCTACGGCAATTGATCAG AAAACATTTGGTGAATATACAGAGAGAACATCTTTTGAGAGACCCCTTACGAGTGGTGTTGCTTATGCTTTGAAAGTTACTCATGCTGAGAGGGAACATTTTGAGAAGGAACATGGATggacaataaaaaaaatggaaactgAGGACCAGACTCTAGTCCAAGATTTTATTACGGAAAGCTTGGCCTCTGCGCCTATTCAAGATGAATATGCGCCTGTGATATTTTCTCAAGAAACTGTCTCCCACATTGTCTCTATTGACATGATGTCCGGAAAG GACGACCGTGAGAACATCTTGCGAGCAAGGGCAACTGGAAAGGGAGTATTGACCTCCCCGTTTAAGCTATTGAAATCCAATCACCTGGGAGTTGTACTCACATTCGCAGTCTATAATGCTGATTTGCCTCCAGATGCCACATCAGAGCAACGTATTCAAGCTACTGTGGG GTATCTAGGTGCATCTTATGATGTTCCATCGCTGGTGGAGAAGCTCTTGCACCAACTTGCCAGCAAGCAAACAATTGTTGTGAATGTTTATGATACAACTAATGCATCTGCTCTGATCAACATGTATGGTACTGATGTTATTGATACTGGCCTGTTGCACATTAGCAACCTTGATTTTGGGGATCCACAACGCAAACATGAAATGCACTGCAG GTTTAAGCACAAACCTCCGTTTCCTTTGACagcagcaagtgcatcaataGGAGTCCTAGTCATTACCTTGCTAGTTAGTCATATTTTTTATGCGGCCATAAGCCGAATAGCGAAAGTGGAGGCAGACTATCGTAAGATGATGGAACTCAAAGTTCGTGCAGAAGCTGCTGATGTGGCCAAAtctcag TTCCTTGCAACTGTTTCCCATGAGATCAGGACACCAATGAATGGTGTTTTAG GCATGCTGCAAATGCTGATGGACACCGATCTAGGTCCAAACCAACAGGACTATGCTGAGACTGCTCATGCTAGCGGGAGAGAATTGATATCGCTGATAAATGAGGTTCTTGATCAGGCAAAAATTGAATCAGGCAGGCTGGAACTTGAAACCGTACCTTTTGATTTGCGTTCAGTGCTTGATAATGTTCTATCACTTAACTCAGGAAAATCTAATGAGAAAGGAATTGAG TTGGCTGCTTATGTTTCCAATATGGTACCTGAAGTTGTCATTGGTGATCCTGGACGCTTCCGGCAAATAATTACAAATCTTGTTGGAAATTCAATTAAG TTCACCCATGACAAAGGACACATATTTGTCTCAGTGCATCTGGTGGATGAAGTGAGGGCCCCACCTGATCTTATGGATGACGTTCTAAGACAAGGCTTGAACTTAGTTGGAGACGTCTCAAATAAAACTTATAATACCTTGAGTGGCTTTCCTGTTGTCAACAGATGGAAAAGCTGGGAAGATTTTAAGTCAATATGCAGCACAACTCCGGAGGAATCTGATATGATCAAATTACTAGTAACAGTTGAGGATACAGGTGTAGGAATCCCGTTAGATGCGCAAAGTCGCATTTTCACACCTTTTATGCAGGCTGATAGCTCCACGTCTAGAACTTATGGCGGTACTGGAATAGGATTGAGCATTAGTAAACGTCTGGTAGATCTCATGAGTGGGGAGATAGGGTTTGTAAGCGAACCTGGCACTGGCAGTACCTTTTCATTTACGGGATCTTTTGGGAAGGGAGAAGTAAGTTCCCTAGAGACAAAGTGGCATCAGTATGAACCAGCTGTCTCAGAGTTTCAAGGACTGAGAGCATTGGTAATAGATAATAAAACCATCCGAACTGAGGTCACGAAATACCATATTCAGAGATTGGGAATATCTGTGGATACAGCATCCTGTCTGGAATCAGCGTGCGTTTATCTATCTAGTGCCGGCAACACCAG TCTTTCCACAGAGTTGGCCATGGTTGTTATTGACAAAGATGTTTGGGATAAAGAAGCTGGTATTATATTACATCATTCAATTAAAGAGCACAGGAAAAACAATGTGGAATCCCTCATAAACCTTCCGAAGATACTTCTCTTGGCTAACTCCATCACCCCTGTTGAACGCAATGTAGTAACATCTTTGGGTCTTGTAGATAAAGTATTGACAAAGCCACTTCGGTTAAGTGTCTTAATCGCTTGCTTTCAAGAAGCCCTTGGAAGTCGTAAGAAGAGGCTTCTAAATGCAAACAAACCAACTCTTGGAAAGTTACTGAGAGAGAGGAGAATTTTGGTGGTGGATGACAATGTAGTTAACAGAAGAGTGGCAGAAGGTGCTTTAAAGAAGTATGGAGCAATTGTCACCTGTGTGGAGAGTGGAAGGGCTGCTTTGTTGAAGCTTAAGCCACCCCACAACTTTGATGCTTGCTTTATGGATCTCCAGATGCCAGAAATGGACGG GTTTGAAGCGACTCGGCTCATCCGTGGTATGGAGAGTGAggtaaatgagaaaattgcaGCTGGGGAAGCATCAGTTGAGATATTTGGCAATGTCGAAAATTGGCACACGCCAATATTGGCTATGACGGCTGATGTGATTCAGGCTTCAAATGAAGAGTGCATGAAATGTGGGATGGATGATTATGTGTCAAAGCCATTTGAAGAAGAACAACTGTATTCAGCAGTGGCACGTTTCTTTGAGTCTGGTTAA
- the LOC126611296 gene encoding histidine kinase 2-like isoform X1, producing MYLNCRVFSGFNGRLPFNLDLNKAMEALYGTSCTRRWKGKVLILGLVGFVTIIWGFMSFNDGSLGMREKAPDMGGEKAWILQQHFNISKSQVLAFASLFSESDQITSLECTKEPGPRMMLSNVISCSLKVLCSDEEAENEEAKNQCLVQDESMPKKRDVSLLEDKSISCTTQSTVSANRIFGKNNLGSVAQECAKEDSQLLCTLVIRWWWVFVGMIMCYKLSGFSMKLWRNKKQKVVQKVQEQPLPRRKQPEKLQQHAQKPLKVAGTWRTNLLIVFIIFGCITSLWLLCHLCARDHLWRKETLSNMCDERARMLQDQFNVSLNHVHALAILVSTFHHGKQPTAIDQKTFGEYTERTSFERPLTSGVAYALKVTHAEREHFEKEHGWTIKKMETEDQTLVQDFITESLASAPIQDEYAPVIFSQETVSHIVSIDMMSGKDDRENILRARATGKGVLTSPFKLLKSNHLGVVLTFAVYNADLPPDATSEQRIQATVGYLGASYDVPSLVEKLLHQLASKQTIVVNVYDTTNASALINMYGTDVIDTGLLHISNLDFGDPQRKHEMHCRFKHKPPFPLTAASASIGVLVITLLVSHIFYAAISRIAKVEADYRKMMELKVRAEAADVAKSQFLATVSHEIRTPMNGVLGMLQMLMDTDLGPNQQDYAETAHASGRELISLINEVLDQAKIESGRLELETVPFDLRSVLDNVLSLNSGKSNEKGIELAAYVSNMVPEVVIGDPGRFRQIITNLVGNSIKFTHDKGHIFVSVHLVDEVRAPPDLMDDVLRQGLNLVGDVSNKTYNTLSGFPVVNRWKSWEDFKSICSTTPEESDMIKLLVTVEDTGVGIPLDAQSRIFTPFMQADSSTSRTYGGTGIGLSISKRLVDLMSGEIGFVSEPGTGSTFSFTGSFGKGEVSSLETKWHQYEPAVSEFQGLRALVIDNKTIRTEVTKYHIQRLGISVDTASCLESACVYLSSAGNTSLSTELAMVVIDKDVWDKEAGIILHHSIKEHRKNNVESLINLPKILLLANSITPVERNVVTSLGLVDKVLTKPLRLSVLIACFQEALGSRKKRLLNANKPTLGKLLRERRILVVDDNVVNRRVAEGALKKYGAIVTCVESGRAALLKLKPPHNFDACFMDLQMPEMDGFEATRLIRGMESEVNEKIAAGEASVEIFGNVENWHTPILAMTADVIQASNEECMKCGMDDYVSKPFEEEQLYSAVARFFESG from the exons ATGTATCTGAATTGTAGGGTATTCTCTGGTTTTAATGGCAGATTGCCCTTCAATCTTGACTTGAATAAGGCAATGGAGGCTTTGTATGGGACTAGCTGTACTAGAAGATGGAAAGGAAAGGTTCTAATTCTGGGGCTTGTGGGTTTTGTTACAATCATCTGGGGTTTCATGAGTTTCAATGATGGAAGTTTGGGGATGAGAGAGAAAGCTCCAGATATGGGTGGAGAGAAAGCTTGGATCCTGCAGCAGCATTTCAATATCAGCAAGTCCCAGGTTCTCGCTTTCGCTTCGTTGTTCTCCGAATCAGATCAG ATAACATCCCTTGAATGTACCAAAGAACCAGGACCACGAATGATGTTAAGTAATGTCATTTCCTGTTCTCTGAAGGTGCTATGTTCAGATGAGGAGGCAGAAAATGAAGAAGCCAAGAACCAATGCCTGGTTCAAGATGAGAGCATGCCCAAGAAGCGTGATGTATCATTGCTTGAGGACAAATCCATATCATGCACCACGCAATCTACAGTTTCAGCAAATAGGATTTTTGGAAAG AACAATTTGGGTTCTGTGGCACAGGAGTGTGCAAAAGAGGACTCGCAGTTGCTTTGTACATTGGTAATCCGATGGTGGTGGGTTTTTGTTGGAATGATCATGTGCTACAAACTGTCTGGTTTTTCTATGAAATTGTGGAGGAATAAAAAACAGAAGGTGGTTCAAAAGGTTCAAGAGCAGCCATTGCCTCGGAGGAAGCAGCCAGAGAAACTGCAACAGCACGCCCAAAAGCCTCTTAAGGTTGCTGGCACGTGGAGGACGAATCTACTTATAGTATTTATCATATTTGGCTGCATTACATCATTGTGGTTACTGTGTCACTTATGTGCAAGAGATCATTTGTGGAGGAAAGAAACACTTTCCAACATGTGCGACGAACGAGCCCGGATGTTGCAGGATCAGTTTAATGTGAGCCTGAATCATGTTCATGCTTTAGCTATTCTTGTATCCACCTTTCACCATGGGAAACAACCTACGGCAATTGATCAG AAAACATTTGGTGAATATACAGAGAGAACATCTTTTGAGAGACCCCTTACGAGTGGTGTTGCTTATGCTTTGAAAGTTACTCATGCTGAGAGGGAACATTTTGAGAAGGAACATGGATggacaataaaaaaaatggaaactgAGGACCAGACTCTAGTCCAAGATTTTATTACGGAAAGCTTGGCCTCTGCGCCTATTCAAGATGAATATGCGCCTGTGATATTTTCTCAAGAAACTGTCTCCCACATTGTCTCTATTGACATGATGTCCGGAAAG GACGACCGTGAGAACATCTTGCGAGCAAGGGCAACTGGAAAGGGAGTATTGACCTCCCCGTTTAAGCTATTGAAATCCAATCACCTGGGAGTTGTACTCACATTCGCAGTCTATAATGCTGATTTGCCTCCAGATGCCACATCAGAGCAACGTATTCAAGCTACTGTGGG GTATCTAGGTGCATCTTATGATGTTCCATCGCTGGTGGAGAAGCTCTTGCACCAACTTGCCAGCAAGCAAACAATTGTTGTGAATGTTTATGATACAACTAATGCATCTGCTCTGATCAACATGTATGGTACTGATGTTATTGATACTGGCCTGTTGCACATTAGCAACCTTGATTTTGGGGATCCACAACGCAAACATGAAATGCACTGCAG GTTTAAGCACAAACCTCCGTTTCCTTTGACagcagcaagtgcatcaataGGAGTCCTAGTCATTACCTTGCTAGTTAGTCATATTTTTTATGCGGCCATAAGCCGAATAGCGAAAGTGGAGGCAGACTATCGTAAGATGATGGAACTCAAAGTTCGTGCAGAAGCTGCTGATGTGGCCAAAtctcag TTCCTTGCAACTGTTTCCCATGAGATCAGGACACCAATGAATGGTGTTTTAG GCATGCTGCAAATGCTGATGGACACCGATCTAGGTCCAAACCAACAGGACTATGCTGAGACTGCTCATGCTAGCGGGAGAGAATTGATATCGCTGATAAATGAGGTTCTTGATCAGGCAAAAATTGAATCAGGCAGGCTGGAACTTGAAACCGTACCTTTTGATTTGCGTTCAGTGCTTGATAATGTTCTATCACTTAACTCAGGAAAATCTAATGAGAAAGGAATTGAG TTGGCTGCTTATGTTTCCAATATGGTACCTGAAGTTGTCATTGGTGATCCTGGACGCTTCCGGCAAATAATTACAAATCTTGTTGGAAATTCAATTAAG TTCACCCATGACAAAGGACACATATTTGTCTCAGTGCATCTGGTGGATGAAGTGAGGGCCCCACCTGATCTTATGGATGACGTTCTAAGACAAGGCTTGAACTTAGTTGGAGACGTCTCAAATAAAACTTATAATACCTTGAGTGGCTTTCCTGTTGTCAACAGATGGAAAAGCTGGGAAGATTTTAAGTCAATATGCAGCACAACTCCGGAGGAATCTGATATGATCAAATTACTAGTAACAGTTGAGGATACAGGTGTAGGAATCCCGTTAGATGCGCAAAGTCGCATTTTCACACCTTTTATGCAGGCTGATAGCTCCACGTCTAGAACTTATGGCGGTACTGGAATAGGATTGAGCATTAGTAAACGTCTGGTAGATCTCATGAGTGGGGAGATAGGGTTTGTAAGCGAACCTGGCACTGGCAGTACCTTTTCATTTACGGGATCTTTTGGGAAGGGAGAAGTAAGTTCCCTAGAGACAAAGTGGCATCAGTATGAACCAGCTGTCTCAGAGTTTCAAGGACTGAGAGCATTGGTAATAGATAATAAAACCATCCGAACTGAGGTCACGAAATACCATATTCAGAGATTGGGAATATCTGTGGATACAGCATCCTGTCTGGAATCAGCGTGCGTTTATCTATCTAGTGCCGGCAACACCAG TCTTTCCACAGAGTTGGCCATGGTTGTTATTGACAAAGATGTTTGGGATAAAGAAGCTGGTATTATATTACATCATTCAATTAAAGAGCACAGGAAAAACAATGTGGAATCCCTCATAAACCTTCCGAAGATACTTCTCTTGGCTAACTCCATCACCCCTGTTGAACGCAATGTAGTAACATCTTTGGGTCTTGTAGATAAAGTATTGACAAAGCCACTTCGGTTAAGTGTCTTAATCGCTTGCTTTCAAGAAGCCCTTGGAAGTCGTAAGAAGAGGCTTCTAAATGCAAACAAACCAACTCTTGGAAAGTTACTGAGAGAGAGGAGAATTTTGGTGGTGGATGACAATGTAGTTAACAGAAGAGTGGCAGAAGGTGCTTTAAAGAAGTATGGAGCAATTGTCACCTGTGTGGAGAGTGGAAGGGCTGCTTTGTTGAAGCTTAAGCCACCCCACAACTTTGATGCTTGCTTTATGGATCTCCAGATGCCAGAAATGGACGG GTTTGAAGCGACTCGGCTCATCCGTGGTATGGAGAGTGAggtaaatgagaaaattgcaGCTGGGGAAGCATCAGTTGAGATATTTGGCAATGTCGAAAATTGGCACACGCCAATATTGGCTATGACGGCTGATGTGATTCAGGCTTCAAATGAAGAGTGCATGAAATGTGGGATGGATGATTATGTGTCAAAGCCATTTGAAGAAGAACAACTGTATTCAGCAGTGGCACGTTTCTTTGAGTCTGGTTAA